A part of Gambusia affinis linkage group LG19, SWU_Gaff_1.0, whole genome shotgun sequence genomic DNA contains:
- the slc25a19 gene encoding mitochondrial thiamine pyrophosphate carrier, which produces MVGYDPKAKSESPTPEEAALAGSAGGMVTRALISPFDVIKIRFQLQIERVSSRRREGKYWGIIQASRSIYSEEGLSAFWKGHIPAQLLSMCFGAVQFVSFEFLTKMVHKSTPYDSQTPGAHFVCGGLAACSATVACQPLDTLRTRFAAQGEPKVYSNLRYAVSTMWRTEGPVAFYRGLSPTLVAVFPYAGLQFFFYNVFKQLLAPPPKSRDSGGNMRSLICGSGAGMISKTLTYPFDLFKKRLQVGGFENARSHFGQVRTYTGLIDCAVQIVKEEGIRGCFKGLSPSLLKAALSTGFTFFWYEFFLDVLCNIREKREGQKER; this is translated from the exons ATGGTGGGATATGATCCCAAGGCTAAGAGTGAATCTCCTACTCCAGAGGAGGCAGCCCTGGCTGGTTCAGCTGGAGGGATGGTTACCAGAGCACTTATCAGCCCATTTGATGTTATTAAAATCCGTTTTCAG CTGCAGATCGAGCGTGTGTCCTCACGAAGACGCGAAGGAAAATATTGGGGAATAATTCAGGCATCCCGAAGTATTTACTCAGAGGAGGGTCTCTCTGCTTTCTGGAAAGGTCACATTCCAGCGCAGCTTCTCTCTATGTGCTTTGGGGCCGTCCAG TTTGTCAGTTTTGAGTTTCTGACCAAGATGGTTCACAAGTCGACGCCATATGACAGCCAGACTCCAGGAGCTCATTTTGTCTGTGGCGGCTTGGCAGCCTGCTCTGCTACGGTGGCCTGCCAGCCTCTGGACACACTGAGGACACGCTTCGCAGCTCAGGGAGAACCCAAG GTTTACAGTAACTTGCGGTATGCCGTGTCCACAATGTGGCGCACTGAGGGACCAGTGGCGTTTTACCGCGGCCTGTCTCCTACCCTGGTTGCAGTGTTTCCTTATGCTGGGCTGCAGTTCTTCTTCTACAATGTCTTTAAGCAGCTCTTGGCTCCTCCACCTAAATCCAGAGACTCAGGAG GAAACATGAGAAGCCTGATCTGTGGCAGTGGAGCAGGAATGATCAGTAAAACCCTCACATACCCCTTTGATTTGTTCAAAAAGAGGCTGCAGGTGGGGGGCTTTGAGAATGCTCGTTCTCACTTCGGACAG GTGCGGACCTACACAGGCCTGATAGACTGTGCGGTTCAAATAGTCAAAGAGGAAGGTATCCGAGGCTGCTTTAAAGGCCTCTCTCCCAGCCTTCTGAAGGCCGCTCTGTCCACAGGCTTCACCTTCTTCTGGTATGAGTTCTTCCTCGACGTCTTGTGCAACATCAGGGAGAAACGGGAAGGCCAAAAGGAGAGATGa
- the mrps7 gene encoding 28S ribosomal protein S7, mitochondrial has product MAASISGLLKPWTPRVLLVRWSRYNPYYLEPEVRKEAYSRPESELSAEEKEERELKKLRPIKAATNSTTSSVFNDPVLSKFINMMMEHGQKTLAREIMMQTLENIKRKQVEKYHKATEGQKDGIECNPYVIFHQALENCKPVVALASIQKGGKYYQVPIPLTGHRRRFLAMKWMITECRENKHRRTHMYEKLSQELLAAFEKEGNVIKKKHELHKMAEANRAYAHYRWW; this is encoded by the exons AGTGCTCTTGGTGAGATGGAGCAGATACAACCCTTACTATCTGGAGCCAGAGGTCAGGAAGGAGGCCTACAGCCGCCCAGAGAGCGAGCTGAGTGCCGAGGAGAAGGAGGAGCGCGAGCTGAAAAAGCTCCGACCCATCAAAGCTGCTACTAATTCAACGACGAGCTCCGTTTTCAACGACCCCGTTCTCAG TAAATTCATCAACATGATGATGGAACACGGACAGAAGACTTTGGCCAGAGAGATTATGATGCAG aCGCTGGAAAATATAAAGAGGAAGCAGGTGGAGAAATACCACAAAGCTACAGAAGGGCAAAAGGATGGGATTGAATGTAATCCCTACGTCATTTTTCACCAGGCCTTGGAGAACTGTAAGCCCGTCGTTGCGCTGGCCAGCATTCAGAAAGGTGGAAAATACTATCAG GTGCCCATCCCGCTCACGGGCCACCGCCGACGCTTCCTGGCGATGAAATGGATGATCACCGAGTgcagggaaaacaaacacaggcgCACACACATGTACGAAAAGCTCTCCCAGGAGCTGCTCGCCGCTTTCGAAAAGGAGGGCAACGTCATCAAGAAGAAGCACGAGCTGCACAAGATGGCCGAGGCCAACAGAGCCTACGCCCACTACCGCTGGTGGTAG
- the mif4gdb gene encoding MIF4G domain-containing protein B produces the protein MENCSEDYRIQSFDVDTQKLLKTALKDPSSVNLEKVSNILVDQSLKDSLFSKEAGRICYTIVQAEAKQNNGTVFRRHLLNRLQQEFKEREETRKRSLQGWVSYVTFICNIFDYLKVNNMPMVALVLPVYDCLMRLAQPDALLNEEEVDCLVLQLHRIGEQLEKVNSQRMDELFFLLRDGFLLQEGLTSMARLLLLEVLEFRAGGWMLSSTAHKYYYSEIAD, from the exons ATGGAAAACTGCAGCGAGGACTATAGGATCCAGTCATTTGACGTGGATACACAGAAACTGCTAAAAACAGCCTTGAAAG ATCCAAGTTCTGTGAACCTGGAGAAGGTCTCCAACATCCTCGTTGACCAGTCGCTAAAGGATTCCTTGTTCAGCAAAGAGGCTGGCCGTATTTGCTACACGATTGTGCAG GCTGAGGCCAAGCAAAACAATGGAACCGTGTTTCGGAGGCACCTGCTCAACCGCCTGCAGCAGGAGTTCAAGGAGCGTGAGGAGACGAGGAAACGCTCGCTGCAGGGCTGGGTGTCCTACGTCACGTTCATCTGCAACATCTTTGACTACCTCAAG GTGAACAACATGCCAATGGTGGCTCTGGTACTGCCTGTGTACGACTGTCTAATGAGGCTGGCCCAACCAGATGCTCTGCTGAATGAGGAGGAG GTGGACTGCctggtgctgcagctgcatcGCATCGGGGAGCAGCTGGAGAAGGTGAACAGCCAGCGGATGGACGAGCTGTTCTTCCTGCTGAGGGACGGCTTTCTCCTGCAGGAGGGCCTGACCTCCATGGCTCGCCTCCTGCTGCTGGAGGTCCTGGAGTTCAGGGCCGGAGGCTGGATGCTCAGCAGCACCGCCCACAAGTATTATTACAGCGAAATCGCCGACTGA